Proteins found in one Quercus robur chromosome 2, dhQueRobu3.1, whole genome shotgun sequence genomic segment:
- the LOC126712162 gene encoding mediator of RNA polymerase II transcription subunit 18 produces the protein MECVVQGIIETQHVEALEILLQGLCGVLKERLRIHEICLKSGPNLGAVASEVRLLCDLEQPEPTWTVRHIGGAMRGAGAEQISVLVRTMVESKVSKNVLRLFYALGYKLDHELLRVGFAFHFQRGAQITVTVSSVNKMLKLHATDEAVPVTPGIQVVEVTAPASAENYTEVVSAVSSFCEYLAPLLHLSKPGISTGVVPTAAAAAASLMSDGGGTTL, from the exons ATGGAGTGCGTGGTTCAGGGAATTATAGAGACACAg CATGTTGAGGCCCTCGAAATTCTTCTTCAGGGTCTTTGTGGTGTTCTTAAAGAACGCTTGAGGATCCATGAAATATGCCTTAAAAGTGGCCCAAACCTTG gggCTGTAGCTTCAGAGGTTCGACTCTTATGCGATCTTGAGCAGCCTGAACCCACATG gaCCGTTAGACATATAGGAGGTGCAATGAGGGGTGCAGGTGCTGAGCAAATTTCAGTTCTAGTAAGGACCATGGTGGAAAGCAAAGTCAGCAAGAATGTGCTCCGCTTATTTTATGCACTAGGCTACAAGTTAGACCATGAGCTGCTAAGAGTGGGATTTGCCTTCCATTTCCAAAGGGGTGCTCAAATCACTGTTACTGTGTCCTCAGTTAATAAGATGCTGAAACTACATGCAACTGATGAGGCTGTGCCTGTAACTCCGGGTATACAGGTGGTTGAAGTGACAGCCCCCGCATCTGCTGAAAATTATACTGAAGTTGTTTCTGCAGTGTCATCTTTCTGCGAATATCTTGCACC GCTCCTGCATTTGTCAAAACCGGGAATTTCAACAGGGGTTGTTCcaactgctgctgctgctgctgcatCTCTTATGTCAGATGGTGGGGGTACAACCTTATAG